The genomic segment GCCGAGGTGGGCGGCGTCACGGTCGAGTGCCTCGCCACCGTCGGCCTTGGCAATGCCGAGGCGCTGGGGCCCCGCCGGCCCACCCGCCGCCCCGAGACCGCGCCCGCCCCCGGCACGATCAACATCGCGCTGCGCCTCTCCGAGGGGCTGACCGACACCGCGCTCCTCGAGGCGCTCTCGATCGCGGCGAGCGCGCGGGCGGCGACGGTTCTGGCCTCGGGCGTGACCTTGGCCGATGGCCGCGCGGCGCTGGGCACCGGCACCGATTGTCTGGCGCTGGCGGCGCCGGCGGGGGAGGGGGCCTTTGCGGGGCTCCATACCGCGCTCGGCGAGGCGATCGGGCGGGCGGTCTCGGCGGCGGTCGGGCAGGGCTGCGCCGATTGGGTGGCGGAAAATGGC from the Rhodobacter xanthinilyticus genome contains:
- a CDS encoding adenosylcobinamide amidohydrolase, with the protein product MTGLLAPRLTRPWLVADLGAPHRVLSFAPHNPGFVTAQTLVWREVKNADLPEGMDFSAWFAGELARAGLSASVAMLTARDIGTWRAARAEVGGVTVECLATVGLGNAEALGPRRPTRRPETAPAPGTINIALRLSEGLTDTALLEALSIAASARAATVLASGVTLADGRAALGTGTDCLALAAPAGEGAFAGLHTALGEAIGRAVSAAVGQGCADWVAENGLRADGYPEDLI